A region of the Lycium barbarum isolate Lr01 chromosome 1, ASM1917538v2, whole genome shotgun sequence genome:
tttactcctcccctcttccaccactaaaatttccaTCCCCTCCACCATATAGATACAACTCTAGAAAACAAAGGACTTACTATTGAAATTAAGAAAAACGAAAGAGCTTCTTGAAGATTCGGAGCAGTTTGCACACTCACAGATTTAATTCAGACCCGGAATTGCACTACTGTACCTCTGTTCAAATTTTCGCTTTTGAAATCAATTTATTTAAAGTATATACTTCCACTATAATTCTTGTTAGTCAATACCTCAATCCGAGCATTTACCAATTGACATCCATCGCTAGGTTATTGAAACTTCTTCTTGATTTGCAGAAATTAGTGCAGTATGAAAAGGAAACGAAAATGAAATTCTTGGATTGGTACGTTTAAATTGCGGTCCTTTTTTTCTAGAGCTGTAATTATATGACGGTAATGGTGGTCATGGTGGTGGAGAGGGTGTAAATTTTAGTAGTGAAAAAGGAGAGCAGTAAAATGGGTTAGGAGCTGATGAGGTGGCAATGCCACGTGGTATCTATCTCATTAAATGTCACTGTCACGTAGGATAAGATGTTCAAGGTGAACAACTTTAACggatgaagggtatatttgagccaatagtataacggtaagggtatatttGAATCCAAAGTATAACGAATGTCATATTTGACCATTTTCTAATAGTACAgggatatatttggcccttttccgtataagATAAACAGTATAATTTTCCGTCAAAGACTTGGCCCTACTCCCTCCGCCCCTGGTTGACCTAATTAGCTTTGAGGTGAGTTTTAATATATATAGTTGAGATAGATGGTGATAGTTGAGGTAGAGAAAGAGAATAATAGAAGGTTGCGGTAAGAGTTCAGATAAAAAAGATGAAATCTTTGGGATAAAAATGAAATTCAAATCAAGAAATCAGCCAAAGAGAAGACATACCTTGTGAAATGAAAATTCCTCTTTCTTTTTGTCTAATTGTTTAATGGTTGCAAGCTATAAAGGAAAGAGAGGCTGATTGGAAATGGAAAGCTCTACCAAAATTAGGGTTGGGCACAGTTTGGGCCAATCCGAAATCTAAATCGAAATTTGAACTTTTaaaatatttggtttggatatttggattatggattggacttCGGATTTTACTTTTATAATTTTTGGATTTTGCATTGGATATGGATTTTGTACTacggatttttggatatccgaaaatccGAAATTTTTATACCTTATATCTAACCCTACCTATATCATATGTGCCCAGTACTAATAAGTCCTATTTCTAATCCAATAGATTAGTACCTAAGGCCCTACCCATTAAAATATTAAGTCCAATATATAATTCTCAACTAAATCAAAAATAATATAGGGCtttcttacttctcaagtctcaTGTTAGTGTCATCCACAATagagttctttgttatttttctaGATGACTACTTACATTTTATTTTGTTCGTTTTCACTTTTCCAGAATGCTTTTATTTGGTatgaatttattatgttggacatgacttggatttggtaatcctaatttgaactggaaggcttttttttactgagcaattTAGATTTAGATTTATCTTTGTggaactaacacatgaattttggtcctaataagtttgccttaagtctcaagagtcaaatccgaaaatccgaaatagccaaaccgaatgatccgaaaccgaacttaaaatatccaatccaatccggaCTTATTTGGATTGggtttggattgtaatttcttcaatccgaaaaccaaatatccaaaccgaaaattttatatccaatccgatggcccgaacgcccacccctaaccAAAATGAAACACAAGAAAAGGATGAATTTAGTAAATTTATAAGACGGTGTGAATAGCGTTGGATCCTTTAAATAGAGTTCTGATGCAATTGACGTGGCAACACATAAGCGTGGTAGAGTTGACACTGGAAATTATTAAAATCTAAAAAAGCCACTTCTTCTCATACCCGGGCAAAGTTTGTTTCTCATGGGAAATAATTCGTTCTCCTCTTTTTTCCCTCTAGAGGGGAATTTCGTAGAAAAGAACTAAGCTTCCAACTTAAGGATTTGGCGTTTGCTTCCAAATATTCAAAAAGATTTTTGCAAATTTCCTTTTTTAATGTTGTTGCAAAATAGCTAAAACCTGCTTGCTTCCTTTATGATAAACTCCCTGCAACAACAACACTACTTTTAGATAATCTATAAGTGGAGTCTGAGGACGGTAGAATATACTCCTCAGTTTCAAAATGCATATCGTTCttattaaaaatatatgtctctAAGTACTTGTTATTTAAAAAATCAAGATAATATTAAGTAGTTTTTCCATTTTACCCTATGTATTAATCACAAGATTTAAGAGGGAGTACATTAATAGAgttggcatatatatatatatatatatagttctccctccggttcaaaaagagtgtctgcGTAGCTTTTATTTTTTGGTTAAATAAGGGTGTCCACTTActaaatcaagaaaaaaaaataatcttaTATTCTCAAATTCGCTCTTATCAAGTGTTAAGTGACCAAATTTCAATACATATATAATTAgagatagtttagtcaaattgccAATTTTTATCCAGaggttaatattttcttaagaggtgtgcaaataactaagtgaacactttttttaaACCGAAGAAAGTAATAAACATTTAACAAGGTGAAATATTTTGAGAAAGTAAAATAATCAAAAGCTATCTTATTAATGCTTTTCTATAGGGAGTGTACATAAAAGGGACGACAACTattttgagatggagggagtatctGAGATAGGCAAGCCTTTACAAGTCAAGACATCTTAGATGTCAGATGTGCGCATTCCAATGATCATTCCTTTAACACTTCACCTTCACCATGTCATGCATTTATTAATTTAATAGACATATTTAGCAATCATTTGAGCTAATATtagtaaaaaaaagaaaaaattgtcAAATTGAAAAAAGGTCATATGAAGACGATGATGGTGGAGCAAAGTGCATTAGATTGCACACTTGGACGATATCTCATGGTTACTGTAATATTTGAGGGATAAAGTTAAACCAATTCCAAAACTTAAGGGCCCATTTAGGTAACAGATTATCTTTCATATAACAACCATGATCTTTTTTCTTGTAggcttttcccctttttttttttttttaattattataatATTAAAAAGGTTGGAGGGACGGCATCTGGGAGTTGATTGATGTAAATATTGTTTCTGAAGCCGCGCCAATATACTATGTTATGCATACAAGGGTCAGGAAATAACTTACTCACACCCGATGTTTCATACAAAACGCGACACATATCCTGGATTCATCTGATTGGTATAAACACCATGTGCGCAAAAGTATTTTCCAAAGGCTCGTTAGATTCGGAGGCCAAGAAGTGTAAAAGTTTATATCAAGCCTAAGAAAGGCAGGAAAAAGAAAGAGATTGCTAATGTATAAGTATTATAGAACAAAATAAGTAAGCATTCGTATCTGAATTTGAAGTATTTGATTATCACATATGACCACCTCAAGGGTCTTTTTGCATCCTCTAAATTAGCATGAAGCCTAATCAACTTCACAATAACTCTGAAGTTTTAGTTACTCAGCCTACAAATGTGAATGCTCCTAATAACTGGACTTCATTGCCAAGCTCACCTGCTGGACTTCTCTGGCTATTCGTGATGCCAATCTTCCGCGCAAAgttgtttcaatttttttgtcCTGACTTGCTAATTTCCAACCGCCACGTATTTCAGTCTGATCTTGTacgaaaatagaaaaaaaaaaaaaaaggaggtatAAATATTATCTGGGAAAACTTCTATGTCCATGCACGAACAACAGGTTGAAAGAACAAGCCAGAATAAATAGCATCATTCTCTTTTGTCCTCCTCAATGACAACTTCTCCAAGCCCAAACACATGATCTGCTGCAATAGATGCCTTCCTCTCCTTCCTTTCCAGTTTAGACAGATCTCCTCCCACTATTACTCCACTGCCTGTGAGGGACAGACCCTCCTCTTCATCATCAAGAGTCTCTCCTGAGTATGCATATCTGTAAAATGGTGAAAAGATGCCAAATTAGAGACTACTTTAAAGCACTCCCTGACCGAATAATTGAGAGAACGTCAAgacataaaacaaaaaaaatggaaTAGACAGATTCTATTAGTTTCATTCTTCTTTTTCTCTCGCAAATTACAAAAGCAGTAGGATAAATTTTACAAAACTATACAAACTCATCAAAACCCAACCTTAAATAAGTAAGAGTGTTGGAAAATTGTTTCTGCTATTGTTGATTAGGATAATAAGTAGTTTAGTTGTAGGAGTACTTTGTTTAAATTTAAATTTCTGTTAGATTAGATTAGATTAGGTTGTTAGAGATATTTTAGGTTTTTAAAATTATTCTGTAGATTTTCTATGTTCAAGTTGGCTATTTAAAGCCCTCCATGCttaataaaattgagaaaatttcAATCATTCTTCCAACCTTTTTTGCTGCACCATCCTTTAAAAACCCACCAAAGAGGAACAAGACAGGTTTTCTATAGGCTTACTTAATCTTAGAACAGTTGGAAAGGCACAAGAACGACGCCGGAGCTTCAGATATCATTATTTGCACATGAGGTTCATTATTATTTGTATTGACTTGATGACCCCCGCAATAAAGAAACTGCAACAGAAGTTTCTTTTTCCATAACCATACAAAAAGAGAGCCAAAAGAAAAAACATGGATTATTTTTGTTCCCTGGTTATGGCAGGGTAATAGAAGTTTCATCTCATTAGAACTTGGTCAAGAGAAGGAGATTAATCTTCCTCAATCCACTCAACTTATTCCACCTCTTGGAAAGGAGAAAGAGATTCAGGAGCATTCTCAAGCAAAGGATGTTGCGCCCGTAAACcttcttggaagaattttatgcTAATTAGTTCCTATGACCACCTGTTCGTGCATTAATGTTCAACTATATTAAACTGTCTTTCTGTTTCAAATAATAAAGATATACGTTTTGCCCCTAAAAGTAGAAGATAGCATTTTATTTTCAGCAACGTCCAGATTAATTTGAAACAAGAAAAATGCTTCATTCATTTTGATATAACTTCGTCAATTTAGGAGAGAAATATCAAAAGAACCACTAACATCAACTCACATTGTTATACTCGACTACTCGTAAAGAAAAACAAATTCTGCACAAACTATTTGTACAGACAAATAGAAACATGAACAGATCCTATATTTCCACCCAACTCCACATATTGAAGGCCAAGAATTCTTGTCACTCTTGAGCACTTTGTTTTCCAATCCTCAATATAGATCTCTTATATTCACTGATAATGGACAGTGCAATACCATTCCGCATATATAACATCCTTTCCATTTATAAATGGTATTCAGTATCCATAACAATGCAGGTATAGATCATTCTATGACTGGAAGTAGGTTTTAGTCCTCATTTCTGTACAGTGATCTTCAAACAGTAACAATAAAAGCAAGCTATACTAATTACATTGACCAGAAAAGGAAGGGGACAAGGATTGTTCACCTGGTTGGGTTATTTGAAGGAGCCCAGAGAATGCATATTACCCATAAAAGCAAGTATGCTAGTAAGGTCCAGAAAGCAGGGATTATCCAGGCTCTTCGCCACAACTCACTCAATGGATCACTTGCATTAAAGTACAGCTGAATAAACAAAGAAATTAGCTCTCGTAGAGCAATCAAGAAAACTCAAAACACAGCGATATGACCTGAAGAGATGCAGAGTGAAACTTTTTGGAGGACATCATCGAAAGCACAAGATATGACTTGCATTATAGAAACTTCCACATACAGTGCCATGTGCATTGAGACTTACTATATTGCGGACCGAAAAAGGAATAGAACCATAAAACATACCTCATAGCCAATCCAAGCAACAGAGAGCAGAACTGAAACGGCTAGAGAATTGGTAAACTTTCGGTACAGTTCAAGCTTTGCGATGCTTCTCCGTATCTGAGGTCCATATGGGCAAAGAAGGAAGCCTTCAGTTTGCATACAAGGATGTGTGTGCTTTTCTCCCACATTGAAGAAGATCAACACTTTCCAGTCAAAGAAAATACAAAGACTTAAAAACAGTTGACAATCATGTAAACCTAGTCCTTGGTGTTAAGAAGAGTTAAAGAGTGATGTTCTATTATTTGGTTCAATTGTTGCGATTTTCCATGTCTCTAACACAAGTTTATTTGTCAACAACAATAGTCTTATATACCAATCAGATTTCAAAGGCATCAGTTATCTCCACCAACCAATAAAAAAGAGAAGACAAGTATGTTTATGATGAGAATGCAGTTATTTTTTCCTTTGAGCAAAGAAGAGATTCTGAAAGCACAAAATCTGACAGTACATAGATGATCAAccaacttttatttatttatttatttttcttttgagcAGACAAAACCGACcaaccacctttttttttttttttttttttttggttattagTACTTTTTGACCAATCTATGACTACTAAAATAAAGAGAAGGAAAGTTGTCATCACCTGAAGCTTCTCTAAAGTCTTGGATAATGAGGAGAATATCCATACAATGAAGCAGGAATCTAATAAAGCAACAGGTAACACCAAAAAGATTCTCGCTTTTCCAGAGAAGTCATTGATATTTCCCAAATGTTCAACCAGTTCCAAGGCTTCAGAAGCTAGAAAGTATACCACACCCAGAAGAAGTACCTTTGAGGTTATACCTCCCAGTGTGGGTCGTACAACACCATAACCCATTGAAACCACTAGAAGAAGTAAACGTGAGACAGTCTTTTTGATAGCACTGAAGGTAACAGCCCACATGGTGATTCCCATTGGCCTACTTCCCGTGGCATTAAAATTTGCATATTCAAAATACCAAAGAGCCATTTCACACATTCCAAGACCAATCACGGCAGTAATGTGATAGTGCAATTGTATTATATCCTTCCAGTGTTGCACAAACCGTAAAAACCACAAGAGACCAAGAATGAGGTATGCTAGAGACATGAAACCATAAAATGTCACTAGTGGTGCCATCTTCCCGGGGAGATAGCCTTCTGGGTTTCTCCAAACAGTTCTACCACTAATTAATGTGCCCTTTAGTTCTGGATTGCAGAACATAAAATAGAGATAATACATTCCAGTCTTGTTGATCTCAACATTCTGGAGTACCATATTCGCCTCTTCACTGTTTCCCTCAAAGGACGTCTGAATACGTTTTGGCCACCCAGGGTTCTCGGGATCTTGATGGATTATAACCTCTCCTACTTTGCAGGATCCATCCTTAGCAAGAGCAGGGGTGCAGCATATCGCATCGGAATTCAGATAGGAACCTCCAATTTCATTCCTGTCTTTGACCTCCACTATTATGGCTTCAACAATTCCAGTACTCTGCTGCATCTCATTTTGCTTATTAGCAGCGTCCTTTGTTCTTCTAAAGGTGATCGACTCAAACCTAAACTCATTATGGAAGGCTGGAATTATTCATCACATATTTTGGACATTCTGATTATGAAGCATAACCCATCATTACCCCATAAACAAAGTAGCTAAATATATTATATTCAGTCAATCTTTTAAGAAAAAGAACTCGCTCATGTGAGGACAAACATCAAAACATTTTATTTCTGGAGAACACCTTGAAATTTTTGTCTATTTAGAAATATCCAAACTTCTACTGCATATGACTTATTCCACCTAGAAGTTTTTGTCAATCTTTAATCATAAAAAGTTTCACCAAAACATTATCCTGATTCTGATCCTACATCTCGTAGGATTATTATATTTCGCCAACTTTTATATGCAACCAAAACTGAAAATTGATTTCCAAGGTAAACTATTTCCCTAACAAAACAATTCCCAGGGAGAATGTTTATCCCTACCAAATGCTTATTACACACAAATTTTGTATTCCACTCTTTGCATTCTCTCTTTTGATTGTCATATGTGCTCTGCAAATAGTATGCAGCCAAATCCACCACCACCACTCttatattttttcttcttttgctgGCACACTAAGAAAGTCTGATTGGACATAATTCTGCAGAATAAATTTATCTTCCTAACTCCTTCACTTTGTAACACATTCAAGAACCATCACCCATGTTTGTCAATAACTTTTAGAATCCTCATTTACAACAAAAGTTTCACAAATTTCTTCCTTAGTTTCTAGCCAATCTTACAATTCAAAATCACACCTACATCTACAACTCATAAGagtaaaaaataatttcttcaaatAAATCAAACCCAACTCACCAAATCAAGAAATGTATAACTCAAAAAAACAAAAGGGTATTGAAATTTAGTACCTGATGAAGGACTTGCCATTAAGGGGTTTATTATTGGTGTCATTAGAAACAGGAAAGGGCAAATCTTGAACTTTAGAAGCATAAAGACCTTCACTACCACCATGAAAGAAATATGAATTAAAACGAGGAATAAAAACTTCATCTTTATACTCATGGATCGACCCATTTACTCCCATTATCACAAACAGTAAAAATCCACCAATTATTAGATCACATTTACCCTTTCTATATCTCATCTTGATGAATGTGAAAAGATTGGTTCTTTGAGAGTTAGcgtgaaaatgtattgaagatgaagaagaaagtgaaGAGTTAAGACCGGTTAAGGGTATTTTGTTTTGTCAGCTAAAGGAAAAAGTGATTAGCTTGTTACTAATTAAAGTATGCTACTAATTGCTTATTAAAATCTGAGGGCCCACAAAGGATTTATATACTCTGCACTAATGGTATAAGAAAATATTTGTATAGTTTACTaaactatgagcctgtttggatggacttatgcctataagctgcaaacagcttataagctaaaaacaaaTAAGCTGGGGtagtctaatttattttttttagcttataagctgttttcagcttataagctgctttagataatctaagtcaaatgggcctaattatttttttgagcttattttaagcacaaaatggctttaaactggccagccaaacactcaaaaaagctaaaaacagcttataagcaacttatatgcaacttataagccaatccaaacgggctctatgtttatttgttggatttttttttgtttgagaaTCGAGCAATATTAAAGAGGTCTATTTGTTTAAAGCTAATGAGATAATTGGAAGCACATGctaatttttgtcttgaattcataaggtgacacttattttagAGAATTCTTTTATTGGAcaaaggtgtaaatatacccatcaactttgcgatttaaagCAGATAtaccctcgttacaaaagtggtgtgtaaaatggtgcaaatatatccttgccgttacaaaatggggCAAATATATACTTTTCGCTGAcgaattttttttacaaaaatcatttaagttattttttaattaaaaaaagtcacgtgactttaaaaaaaagtctacccatttttttgagTAGCAATACTTTTCTAAAGCCAATTTGTTTTTCATGATGGGTCGGGTCTGGTTCATTTCAAAAAAATGGTAGACTTATTtattttaaagtcacggagatatttttgtAAACGAACCATACCCGATACTccagaaaaaaaattaccatggctttagaaaaatatctctactaaaaaaaaaataggtagactttttttaaagtcacgtggcatattttttaattaaaaaataacctataTTTTAAAAAACCCccgtcagcgaaaagggtatatttgcaccatttggtAACGGCgggagtatatttgcaccattttgtaacggcaggggtatatacacaccacttttgtaacgaagggtatatctgctctaaatcgtaaAGTTgggggtatatttacacctttgCCCTTCTTTTGACACTTattttgagacagagggagtattaaataAATTGTATTAAATAAATTTGAGTAAATCTCTTAACAAATATTGATTAATAATTTGATAAAAGCGATAACTAACCCACTATCCCAATTCAAAATttattaataatataaaaaagaatTTCACACAATCAGTGCCTTAATCTTTTTTTCACAGTAggattctttttcctttttattagTACTTAGGTTATACTTAGTATGGCTAAAAAATGTTttcctggaaaaaaaaaagtaattttcgTAATTATTTTCTGGTGTTTGAAAAGTAATCAAAGTTTTCCCCGAAAAGCATTTATATGGAATGTATGAACACGCTATGAAGTAGGCTGAGGTGGGTGTTGGAGTCGTTGGGGCGGGGAAGAGACAATGAACTTAAAATGCTACTTATGAAATTTGTTTTCTCTTTCTCCCAAAAGGGATAGGCGTTAGGGGCATTGGAGTGGGGTGTTAGGTTGTTGTATGTCTTTCTTTACTAGTTTCTGTTTGCCGCAGCATCTTCTCGCTGTCAAGTGGGGAATTAGTAAGATGGAAGGTAGTTTGTACTACTACTATCACTGAAAAGATTAGTGTTCAACTGTTGCAATCATAGAGAGTGATGAGAATTTATAGCATAACAGACTTGAACATGCTTCTGGCAGGATACTATAATAAATATCTATATTGAAGTTTAGTGCTAGTAGAAATGTTGCTTCTTGTGGATATCCCATGACAAAAGAGAAGACTGCTTTTTCAATTAGTACTAGTAGGGCTAATATattgggatcgaaataacaggGCGTTCACTGGAAGCTTATAATTTGCAAGCCTTGAATGATGATAAATCAGACAACAAAGAATATATACTAAAGACGCATAATACTTTGATATGATTTGGTCAAGTGACCTacatgaaaaactaatataaaagaaaatattaaaaCTATGAGAGTGTAAATCTCCTCCTAAACGAGACTCTTTTATTGATTACATTGTGAATGTTATTGTGTTGTGTTATATGAGAAATATTCTTCAATTTATAGAGGTCCAAAACCTTTTCTTCCGAGAAAAGGACTAGCCAAATATGAAAgagaattatattttcctttcaggAAAAGTAAAACGATTATAGTTGTAGTTTGACTTTCCTTAcagagaaaagtaaaactcaaatatggtaagaaaatcagggcaaaaTTCTAACATAATAAACCTTTTGATTTGATTCATGCTGATATTTGGgtgccatatagaatcatatacATGATGGACAAAAAAATTTCCTTACTTTGATGGATCATTGTAGTAGATTAACATGTCTGTGAAGCTGAAAAGTGATGTTATAGTTCTACTGTAAAAGAGTTCTTGATGCTTATAAAAATTCAGCTCAATGACTTTGTCAAGGTGTTTAAAAGTGACAATTTTACTAAGTTTTTTAATTCTCAATGTAGGGAGTTATTTAAATCAGCAGGTATGATTCTGTAAAGCTCTTGTGTCCATACACCCAAATAGAACATGGGGTGGAAAGAAAACATAAACACATTCTTAAAGTAGCTGGGGCTATCAGGTTTGAAGGCTACATTCCTCTGAAATTTTTAGATCTTTGTACTTAGAATGCAGTTTATTTCATAAATAGACTTCCTTCCACTGGGCTACAAGGATAGTCACCTTTTGAAATGTTCTATGGAAAGAAACCTAAAGTTTAACATCTAAATTCTTGGGTGCTTATGCTATGCCACCATCACTAAAAAAATCTGGTGATAAATTTGGGCCGGGCAGAGAAGACAGTACATATGAGTTATTCAAGCACACAGATTGACTACATATTATATGGTTtaactaaaaaatatttttgttagcGAGAATGTTATCTTTTaaggaaaatgttttttctttttaaacttctTCATAGAATGATCATCATTTGGAGGTTACAGTTTCACTAGTTATTATAAATGAAGTGGATCACACTGAAGATGTCATTGTCCCTAACACCATCCTAGAACTAACATGATTGATGGTGCAGAAGCTTTATTGCATTCAAAGAAACCACCACCATCCCCTGTACCATCTACCATAT
Encoded here:
- the LOC132638190 gene encoding uncharacterized protein LOC132638190, with translation MRYRKGKCDLIIGGFLLFVIMGVNGSIHEYKDEVFIPRFNSYFFHGGSEGLYASKVQDLPFPVSNDTNNKPLNGKSFIRFESITFRRTKDAANKQNEMQQSTGIVEAIIVEVKDRNEIGGSYLNSDAICCTPALAKDGSCKVGEVIIHQDPENPGWPKRIQTSFEGNSEEANMVLQNVEINKTGMYYLYFMFCNPELKGTLISGRTVWRNPEGYLPGKMAPLVTFYGFMSLAYLILGLLWFLRFVQHWKDIIQLHYHITAVIGLGMCEMALWYFEYANFNATGSRPMGITMWAVTFSAIKKTVSRLLLLVVSMGYGVVRPTLGGITSKVLLLGVVYFLASEALELVEHLGNINDFSGKARIFLVLPVALLDSCFIVWIFSSLSKTLEKLQIRRSIAKLELYRKFTNSLAVSVLLSVAWIGYELYFNASDPLSELWRRAWIIPAFWTLLAYLLLWVICILWAPSNNPTRYAYSGETLDDEEEGLSLTGSGVIVGGDLSKLERKERKASIAADHVFGLGEVVIEEDKRE